The following proteins are co-located in the Vigna angularis cultivar LongXiaoDou No.4 chromosome 2, ASM1680809v1, whole genome shotgun sequence genome:
- the LOC128195365 gene encoding cyclin-D4-1-like → MVCTHFGFGPLCAYLSINYLDRFLSVYELPKQRVWKMKYLAVGFISLAAKMEETDVPTCLELQVGESKYIFEAKTIQRMKLLVLNTLKWRMQAITPFSFIDYFLQKINDEASIGASILQSSELILSTVRGIDFIEFRPSEIAAGVAISVVGDDLRPKE, encoded by the exons ATGGTATGCACT CACTTTGGTTTTGGACCTCTCTGTGCgtatttatctataaattacTTGGACCGTTTCCTCTCTGTTTATGAGTTACCA AAGCAACGAGTTTGGAAAATGAAATATTTGGCTGTAGGTTTCATATCTTTGGCAGCCAAAATGGAAGAGACTGATGTTCCTACATGTCTTGAGTTGCag GTGGGTGAATCTAAGTATATATTTGAAGCCAAAACAATTCAGAGAATGAAGCTTCTTGTTCTGAACACATTGAAGTGGAGAATGCAGGCAATTACCCCATTTTCCTTCATTGACTATTTCCTTCAGAAGATCAATGATGAAGCTTCAATTGGAGCTTCAATTTTGCAATCCTCCGAGCTTATACTGAGTACTGTGAGAG GAATTGACTTCATAGAGTTCAGACCCTCAGAGATTGCAGCAGGAGTGGCAATATCTGTGGTGGGGGACGACTTGCGGCccaaagaatga